One window of Desulfarculus baarsii DSM 2075 genomic DNA carries:
- the feoB gene encoding ferrous iron transport protein B has translation MTEKRGFTVALAGNPNSGKTSMFNALTGARQHVGNYPGVTVEKKWGQVRHGQQTIEVVDLPGTYSLTAYSLEEVVARNFIIQQRPDVIIDVVDAANLERNLYLAVQFMELGAPLVIALNMIDVAEARGLQIDVAKLSQLLGVPVVPTVARGGKGMKELLDAAAQVAAERKEWKPLELSYGHDVDQALAKLVENFSGQSLAWGPLSPRWVGVKLLEGDEEVIRQVGGDPGLADKLEPLRQKLADHIAKTADDDPAGVISDGRYGYIGGVYRQAVRETRARRLELSDKIDKVLTNRLIGPLFLLAVLYGVYEFVFWASEAPVAWLEGLIGWLGGAAEATLPDGFVRSLVVSGVIDGVGGVLGFVPLIMFMFLAIAFMEDTGYLARVAFLVDRVLRGFGLHGNSVMAMIVSGGISGGCAVPGVMATRTLKDPKARLATILTVPMMNCGAKLPVYALLISAFFAAHQAQMMFALTLVSWSIALLAARLLRWTVLRGEAAPFVMELPPYRLPTWRGLAIHTWERTWQYIKKAGTVILGISIVMWAMMSFPGLPEEQAAQWEQKVAAAASDEAKATVEQDMAQAQLAHSLAGRIGQGLDGLMSPLGFDWRTNVALVGGFAAKEVVVATLGTAYSMGEVDPEETEGLAQRLAREPGWGPLKAMALMIFVMIYAPCFVTVAVIKKEAGSWKWALFSVAYTTALAYVLALAVYRGGMALGLG, from the coding sequence ATGACGGAAAAACGCGGCTTCACCGTGGCCCTGGCCGGCAACCCCAATTCCGGCAAGACCTCGATGTTCAACGCCCTCACCGGCGCGCGCCAGCACGTGGGCAACTACCCCGGCGTGACGGTCGAAAAAAAATGGGGCCAGGTCCGCCACGGCCAGCAGACCATCGAGGTGGTCGACCTGCCCGGAACATACAGCCTGACCGCCTACTCGCTCGAGGAAGTCGTCGCGCGCAATTTCATCATCCAACAGCGGCCCGATGTGATCATCGACGTGGTCGACGCCGCCAACCTGGAGCGCAACCTCTACCTGGCCGTGCAGTTCATGGAGCTGGGCGCGCCGCTGGTCATCGCCCTGAACATGATCGACGTGGCCGAGGCCCGCGGCCTACAGATCGACGTGGCCAAGCTGAGCCAACTGCTGGGTGTGCCGGTGGTGCCCACCGTGGCCCGTGGCGGTAAGGGCATGAAAGAGCTCCTCGACGCCGCCGCCCAGGTGGCCGCCGAGCGCAAGGAATGGAAACCGCTGGAGCTTTCCTATGGCCACGACGTCGATCAGGCCCTGGCCAAGCTGGTGGAGAACTTCAGTGGTCAGAGCCTGGCCTGGGGCCCGCTGTCGCCGCGCTGGGTGGGCGTCAAGCTGCTGGAGGGCGACGAAGAGGTGATCCGCCAGGTGGGCGGCGATCCCGGCCTGGCGGACAAGCTGGAGCCGCTACGCCAGAAATTGGCCGATCACATCGCCAAGACCGCCGACGACGACCCGGCCGGCGTCATCTCCGACGGCCGCTACGGCTACATCGGCGGCGTCTATCGCCAGGCCGTGCGCGAGACCAGGGCCCGCCGCCTGGAGCTCAGCGACAAGATCGACAAGGTGCTGACCAACCGCTTGATCGGCCCGCTGTTTTTGCTGGCGGTGCTCTACGGCGTCTATGAGTTCGTTTTCTGGGCCAGCGAGGCCCCGGTGGCCTGGCTGGAGGGCCTGATCGGCTGGTTGGGCGGCGCGGCCGAGGCGACCTTGCCCGACGGATTCGTGCGATCGCTGGTGGTCAGCGGGGTCATCGACGGCGTGGGCGGCGTGTTGGGCTTCGTGCCGCTGATCATGTTCATGTTTTTGGCCATCGCTTTCATGGAAGACACCGGCTATCTGGCCCGGGTGGCCTTTTTGGTCGACCGCGTTTTGCGCGGCTTTGGCCTGCACGGCAACTCGGTCATGGCCATGATCGTCAGCGGCGGCATCAGCGGCGGCTGCGCCGTGCCCGGCGTGATGGCCACCCGCACGCTCAAGGATCCCAAGGCCCGTCTGGCCACCATCCTCACCGTGCCGATGATGAACTGCGGGGCCAAGCTGCCGGTCTACGCCCTTTTGATCTCGGCCTTTTTCGCCGCGCACCAGGCCCAGATGATGTTCGCCCTGACGCTGGTTTCGTGGTCGATCGCCCTGCTGGCGGCGCGTTTGCTGCGCTGGACGGTGCTGCGTGGCGAGGCCGCGCCCTTTGTCATGGAACTGCCGCCCTATCGTCTGCCCACCTGGCGCGGGCTTGCGATCCACACCTGGGAGCGCACCTGGCAATACATCAAAAAGGCCGGCACGGTGATTCTGGGCATCAGCATCGTGATGTGGGCCATGATGAGCTTCCCCGGCCTGCCCGAGGAGCAAGCCGCCCAGTGGGAGCAAAAGGTCGCGGCCGCCGCCAGTGACGAGGCCAAGGCCACCGTAGAGCAGGACATGGCCCAGGCCCAACTGGCCCACTCGCTGGCCGGGCGCATCGGCCAGGGCCTGGACGGCCTGATGTCGCCGCTGGGCTTTGACTGGCGCACCAACGTGGCCCTGGTGGGCGGTTTCGCGGCCAAGGAGGTGGTGGTGGCCACCCTGGGCACGGCCTACAGCATGGGCGAGGTCGATCCCGAGGAGACCGAAGGCCTGGCTCAGCGCCTGGCCCGCGAGCCTGGTTGGGGCCCGCTCAAGGCCATGGCCTTGATGATCTTCGTGATGATTTACGCGCCGTGCTTTGTCACGGTGGCGGTGATCAAAAAAGAGGCGGGCTCGTGGAAGTGGGCCTTGTTCTCGGTGGCCTACACCACCGCCTTGGCCTACGTGCTGGCCTTGGCGGTCTATCGGGGCGGCATGGCCCTGGGATTGGGCTGA
- a CDS encoding FeoA family protein encodes MNAVESLRRLKVGDVAVIVKVAAGGELGRHIRDMGLAPGVEVMVMGRAPLNDPVELKVKGYCLALRNNEADHIMVRLEGRP; translated from the coding sequence TTGAACGCTGTTGAGTCACTGCGCCGCTTGAAAGTCGGCGATGTGGCCGTGATCGTGAAGGTCGCGGCCGGTGGCGAATTGGGTCGTCACATCCGGGACATGGGCCTGGCCCCCGGCGTTGAGGTCATGGTCATGGGCCGCGCCCCGCTCAACGACCCGGTGGAGCTGAAGGTCAAAGGTTATTGCCTGGCCCTGCGCAACAACGAGGCCGATCACATCATGGTGCGCCTGGAGGGTCGGCCATGA